A window of the Hevea brasiliensis isolate MT/VB/25A 57/8 chromosome 6, ASM3005281v1, whole genome shotgun sequence genome harbors these coding sequences:
- the LOC110664428 gene encoding uncharacterized protein LOC110664428 isoform X2 yields the protein MAGGRFRELLRKYGKVALGVHLSVSAASITGLYIAIKNNVDVKSFFDKWHLPGISTDDSNHSNPPTQQQEQLKSDDGFGIEDRDNSRTVQEVKKRNRTAELAASTGGALALAVLCNKALFPVRVPITIALTPPVARFLARRKIIKNSSFCIAPSMRSQFLYLT from the exons ATGGCAGGAGGCCGATTCAGAGAACTCCTAAGGAAGTACGGAAAAGTAGCTTTAGGTGTCCACCTCTCTGTCTCTGCAGCCTCAATCACCGGCCTCTACATTGCCATCAAGAACAATGTTGACGTCAAATCGTTCTTCGACAAGTGGCATCTTCCCGGAATCTCCACCGATGATTCCAATCACTCGAATCCACCTACCCAACAACAAGAACAACTTAAATCGGACGATGGGTTTGGGATTGAAGACAGGGATAATTCGAGGACTGTGCAGGAGGTGAAGAAGAGGAATCGGACGGCTGAGCTTGCTGCATCCACTGGTGGAGCCCTTGCTCTGGCTGTGCTGTGTAACAAGGCGCTGTTCCCAGTACGGGTTCCGATAACCATCGCTCTTACGCCTCCGGTGGCTAGGTTCTTGGCTAGGAGGAAGATTATCAAGAACAGT TCTTTTTGCATTGCTCCATCAATGAGAAGCCAATTTTTGTATTTGACTTGA
- the LOC110664428 gene encoding uncharacterized protein LOC110664428 isoform X1 codes for MAGGRFRELLRKYGKVALGVHLSVSAASITGLYIAIKNNVDVKSFFDKWHLPGISTDDSNHSNPPTQQQEQLKSDDGFGIEDRDNSRTVQEVKKRNRTAELAASTGGALALAVLCNKALFPVRVPITIALTPPVARFLARRKIIKNSQSFCIAPSMRSQFLYLT; via the exons ATGGCAGGAGGCCGATTCAGAGAACTCCTAAGGAAGTACGGAAAAGTAGCTTTAGGTGTCCACCTCTCTGTCTCTGCAGCCTCAATCACCGGCCTCTACATTGCCATCAAGAACAATGTTGACGTCAAATCGTTCTTCGACAAGTGGCATCTTCCCGGAATCTCCACCGATGATTCCAATCACTCGAATCCACCTACCCAACAACAAGAACAACTTAAATCGGACGATGGGTTTGGGATTGAAGACAGGGATAATTCGAGGACTGTGCAGGAGGTGAAGAAGAGGAATCGGACGGCTGAGCTTGCTGCATCCACTGGTGGAGCCCTTGCTCTGGCTGTGCTGTGTAACAAGGCGCTGTTCCCAGTACGGGTTCCGATAACCATCGCTCTTACGCCTCCGGTGGCTAGGTTCTTGGCTAGGAGGAAGATTATCAAGAACAGT CAGTCTTTTTGCATTGCTCCATCAATGAGAAGCCAATTTTTGTATTTGACTTGA